One segment of Pseudodesulfovibrio sp. 5S69 DNA contains the following:
- a CDS encoding TIGR03905 family TSCPD domain-containing protein has product MLSAPRSRSKVEHFIPEEGVCTKEIDFIVDNGNIDYVNFSGGCEGNLKAIASMIEGMNVDFVLDRFSGITCGSKSTSCVDQFCHALQKYMDKH; this is encoded by the coding sequence ATGCTCTCCGCACCGCGCAGCCGCTCCAAGGTTGAGCACTTCATCCCCGAAGAGGGTGTCTGCACCAAGGAGATCGACTTCATCGTGGACAACGGCAACATCGACTACGTCAATTTCTCTGGCGGCTGTGAGGGCAACCTCAAGGCCATTGCCTCCATGATCGAAGGCATGAACGTCGATTTCGTCCTGGACCGTTTCAGCGGCATCACCTGCGGCTCCAAGTCCACTTCCTGCGTGGACCAGTTCTGCCACGCCCTGCAGAAGTACATGGATAAACACTAA
- a CDS encoding DUF1499 domain-containing protein — MKQLLLTTLIAVSLAALSACSTKAPDLGMTEGKFAVCPFDVDCVSSQATDAKHKIDPIKATGDPNKVMVDLGRAVESVFGGKVLLSEGNYLRAEFKSSVLRTMDDAEFYYDQDAGLIQVHALSRGEALDFSDSRDRIEEVRMIFSGMR, encoded by the coding sequence ATGAAACAGTTACTCTTGACCACTCTTATCGCCGTCTCCCTGGCCGCCCTCTCCGCCTGTTCCACCAAGGCCCCCGACCTTGGTATGACCGAGGGCAAATTCGCCGTCTGTCCGTTCGACGTGGACTGCGTCTCTTCACAGGCCACCGATGCCAAGCACAAGATAGACCCGATCAAGGCCACGGGCGATCCCAACAAGGTCATGGTCGATCTGGGCAGGGCCGTGGAATCGGTTTTCGGAGGCAAGGTGCTTCTGTCCGAAGGCAACTACCTGCGCGCCGAATTCAAGAGCAGCGTCCTGCGCACCATGGACGACGCGGAATTCTACTATGACCAGGACGCCGGCCTGATCCAAGTCCACGCCCTGTCACGCGGCGAAGCCCTGGATTTCTCGGACAGCCGTGACCGGATCGAAGAGGTACGTATGATCTTTTCCGGCATGCGGTAG
- a CDS encoding sulfite exporter TauE/SafE family protein, whose translation MLETFAIVSIVLAAAFLQGVTGFGFGLIALPLLGFFLDIRTSVPLMVLLAVIISFYLSFHLRKSINLQCTFTLLGASLVGIPLGVYALRQVPSQGLSVSVGVIMVAFTSYQFLVRPAPRAFGKRLTVLAGFCSGVLGGSLGVSGPPVIVYTALQPWTKDQAKATLAFFFALSNLVIIATQAASGMITGEVLHLYVLSLPALLSGIFLGTWAYERLSNHGYRRLALALVFLLGCMMLYRNI comes from the coding sequence ATGCTCGAAACATTCGCCATCGTCTCCATAGTGCTCGCCGCTGCCTTTCTCCAGGGGGTGACCGGGTTCGGGTTCGGGCTCATCGCCCTGCCTCTGCTGGGATTCTTCCTGGACATCAGGACCAGCGTGCCCCTGATGGTCCTCCTGGCGGTGATCATCAGTTTCTACCTGAGCTTCCACCTGCGCAAGAGCATCAATCTCCAATGCACTTTCACACTGCTGGGGGCCAGTCTCGTCGGCATACCGCTCGGGGTGTATGCCCTCAGACAGGTCCCGTCCCAGGGGCTGTCCGTCAGCGTGGGCGTCATCATGGTCGCCTTCACCAGTTATCAATTCCTGGTCCGGCCCGCGCCGCGAGCCTTCGGCAAGCGACTGACCGTGCTGGCCGGGTTCTGCTCCGGCGTGCTCGGCGGCAGCCTGGGCGTGAGCGGCCCGCCGGTCATCGTATACACCGCCCTCCAGCCTTGGACCAAAGACCAAGCCAAGGCTACCCTGGCCTTTTTCTTCGCCCTGTCCAACCTGGTCATCATTGCCACCCAGGCCGCATCCGGCATGATTACGGGCGAAGTCCTGCACCTCTACGTCTTGTCCCTGCCCGCCCTGCTCTCCGGCATCTTCCTCGGCACCTGGGCGTACGAGCGCCTCTCCAACCACGGCTACCGGCGTCTCGCCCTGGCCCTGGTCTTCCTTCTCGGCTGCATGATGTTGTACCGGAACATCTAG
- a CDS encoding NAD(P)/FAD-dependent oxidoreductase: MDYVIVGNGVSAIGAIEGIRQHDKTGSITVISDEAVPTYGRPLISYYLSDKIKFDTLPFRPEEFYERNQVAMRLGSRVLSVDAKEKVLILDCGDKVKYDKLLLATGGTPVKPALPGIEGPGVHNFTTVAHAETLKELVDKVKKVVVIGAGLIALKAAEGFAEKGVDVTIVVRSRIMRTYFDETAGELIVNHLEKNGIRFMQGTGTKEIVRYEDGTIKGVETDQGMVPADVVIVAAGVRPNMGLAIQAGLVTEQGIRVDDYMATSDPDVFAAGDVAEAKDLLTGEYTVRPIWPNAYTQGRYAGRNMAGAERPYTGGLSMNSITYYGLPTISVGETNLADDDQYETAVFLDRENSIYRKLIFKDNVLAGCILIGDIDAAGFYTSFIKNGFELDEAGKERLMEGDPSPALWPDSFIEAMMNNP, from the coding sequence ATGGATTACGTTATTGTAGGAAACGGCGTTTCGGCCATCGGCGCCATCGAGGGTATTCGCCAGCACGACAAGACCGGCTCCATCACGGTCATCAGCGACGAGGCCGTGCCGACCTACGGCCGTCCGCTCATTTCCTATTATCTGTCGGACAAGATCAAGTTCGACACCCTGCCGTTCCGCCCTGAAGAATTCTACGAGCGAAACCAGGTGGCCATGCGGTTGGGCTCCCGCGTCCTGTCCGTGGATGCCAAGGAAAAGGTCCTGATCCTCGACTGCGGCGACAAGGTCAAATACGACAAATTGCTGTTGGCCACGGGCGGCACGCCGGTCAAGCCGGCCCTGCCCGGCATCGAGGGGCCGGGGGTGCACAACTTCACCACCGTGGCCCACGCCGAAACCCTCAAGGAGTTGGTGGACAAGGTCAAGAAGGTCGTGGTCATCGGCGCGGGGCTCATCGCGCTCAAGGCCGCGGAAGGGTTCGCCGAGAAGGGCGTGGACGTGACCATCGTGGTCCGCTCCCGGATCATGCGCACCTACTTCGACGAGACCGCGGGCGAGCTCATCGTGAACCACCTGGAGAAGAACGGCATCCGTTTCATGCAGGGCACGGGCACCAAGGAGATAGTCCGCTACGAGGACGGTACCATCAAGGGTGTGGAGACCGACCAGGGCATGGTCCCGGCTGACGTGGTCATCGTGGCCGCGGGCGTGCGCCCGAACATGGGCCTGGCCATCCAGGCTGGGCTGGTCACGGAGCAGGGCATCCGCGTAGACGACTACATGGCCACCTCCGACCCGGACGTCTTTGCCGCGGGCGACGTGGCCGAGGCCAAGGATCTCCTGACCGGCGAGTACACGGTCCGTCCCATCTGGCCCAACGCCTACACCCAGGGCCGGTACGCGGGACGGAACATGGCCGGGGCCGAAAGGCCGTACACCGGCGGCCTGTCCATGAACTCCATCACCTACTATGGGCTGCCGACCATCTCGGTGGGCGAGACCAACCTGGCCGACGACGACCAGTACGAGACCGCCGTGTTCCTGGACCGCGAGAACTCGATCTACCGCAAGCTTATTTTCAAGGATAACGTCCTGGCCGGATGCATCCTCATCGGGGACATCGACGCGGCCGGGTTCTACACCAGCTTCATCAAGAACGGCTTCGAGCTGGACGAGGCGGGCAAGGAGCGGCTCATGGAAGGCGATCCCTCCCCGGCCCTCTGGCCCGACAGCTTCATCGAAGCCATGATGAACAACCCCTAG
- a CDS encoding biotin carboxylase N-terminal domain-containing protein yields MSIDGHKILIANRGEIAVRIMEACSDLGLPFAALYTEEDSQSGHLDVARRLGGERSLYRIHNYLDAGDILSVADEAGATAIHPGYGFFSENYRFARRVVQRDRPMTFIGPSWEVIRDLGDKINTKRIARALGVPTVPGSDRAIYDELEAEAIAESLFEFQAKMGIKRPVVLVKASAGGGGMGIDECEDMARFRQTYRRIRNYSLRTFNDEGVLIEQRVFNFNHLEVQIVSDRSGTNPVHFGTRNCSVQSPGLQKRIEVAPGFWPQGLRYTFDAGKLLDDITRYSLSIAKEIKYDNVGTWEWIVTPNGEPFLMEVNTRIQVENGVSACISSVKGDRDVNLVREQIRIGLGDPLGYTQDDVSFDGVGIEYRLIAEDTESGFAPWVGKIEELKWPDREWLTMHTHVPTDRTYQIPTEYDPNLALAIIWGKDLEEAKARGLQFLNELRLNGSDSSGGAMKSNIPFLIAKTANLLEF; encoded by the coding sequence GTGAGCATAGACGGACACAAGATACTCATTGCCAACAGAGGCGAGATCGCCGTGCGGATCATGGAGGCATGCTCCGACCTCGGCCTGCCCTTCGCGGCCCTGTATACGGAAGAGGACTCCCAGTCCGGCCACCTGGACGTGGCCCGCAGGCTGGGCGGAGAAAGATCCCTGTACCGAATCCACAACTACCTCGACGCCGGGGACATCCTGTCCGTGGCCGACGAGGCCGGGGCCACGGCCATCCACCCCGGATACGGCTTTTTTTCCGAAAACTACCGCTTCGCCCGGCGCGTGGTCCAGCGGGACCGCCCCATGACCTTCATCGGCCCCTCCTGGGAGGTCATCCGGGACCTGGGCGACAAGATCAACACCAAGCGCATCGCCCGCGCCCTGGGCGTCCCCACCGTGCCCGGCTCGGACCGGGCCATATATGATGAATTGGAGGCCGAGGCCATTGCCGAGAGCCTGTTCGAATTCCAGGCCAAGATGGGAATAAAGAGGCCCGTGGTCCTGGTCAAGGCCTCGGCGGGCGGCGGCGGCATGGGCATCGACGAGTGCGAAGACATGGCCCGCTTCCGGCAGACCTATCGGCGCATCCGTAACTATTCTCTGCGGACCTTCAACGATGAAGGCGTACTCATCGAGCAGCGCGTGTTCAACTTCAACCACCTGGAAGTGCAGATCGTGTCCGACCGGTCCGGGACCAACCCGGTCCACTTCGGCACCCGTAACTGTTCGGTCCAGTCGCCCGGCCTGCAGAAACGCATAGAAGTGGCCCCCGGCTTCTGGCCGCAGGGGCTCCGCTACACGTTCGACGCGGGCAAACTCCTGGACGACATCACCCGCTACTCCCTCTCTATCGCCAAGGAGATCAAGTACGACAACGTCGGCACCTGGGAGTGGATCGTCACCCCGAACGGCGAGCCGTTCCTCATGGAGGTGAACACCCGCATCCAGGTGGAGAACGGCGTGTCGGCCTGTATCAGCTCGGTCAAGGGCGACCGTGACGTGAACCTGGTCCGCGAGCAGATCCGCATCGGCCTGGGCGACCCTTTGGGCTATACCCAGGACGACGTGTCCTTCGACGGCGTGGGCATCGAATACCGGCTCATCGCCGAGGACACCGAGAGCGGCTTCGCCCCCTGGGTGGGCAAGATCGAGGAGCTCAAGTGGCCGGACCGCGAGTGGCTGACAATGCACACGCACGTACCCACGGACCGCACCTACCAGATCCCCACCGAGTACGATCCCAACCTGGCCCTGGCCATCATCTGGGGCAAGGACCTGGAAGAAGCGAAGGCGCGCGGCCTCCAGTTCCTGAACGAACTCAGGCTGAACGGCTCGGACTCCTCCGGAGGAGCCATGAAGTCGAACATCCCCTTTCTGATCGCAAAAACCGCCAACCTCCTCGAATTCTAA
- a CDS encoding SEL1-like repeat protein, with product MRQIVLFIFVAVAVLSSNGCVENITSMHDLSEGNKALYLENDPVTAHEHYLKAARDGDAESQHELAKMYLAGEGVEKNIAEYRKIEELAVAQQYAPAMRTLGFILATGVEGVQPDPQRGMALLKAAADAGDDAAHYMLGQIYSRGISGVQRNYRMAAYHFGQVDGDGYPVTPDMKNAASLERMGLQPWPVSAQAGTGSYGTQTATRTAGAKYDLASKETRKYVQYALKNLGYYSQNVDGEIGNGSIQAIRAYQRDAGLNPTGLIDEQLIDSLLAAPAANNQ from the coding sequence ATGCGTCAAATTGTGCTGTTTATTTTCGTTGCTGTGGCAGTCCTGAGTTCAAACGGATGCGTTGAAAACATCACGAGCATGCATGACCTCAGTGAAGGCAACAAGGCTCTTTACCTGGAAAACGACCCGGTAACAGCTCACGAGCATTATCTGAAGGCGGCCAGGGACGGTGATGCGGAATCGCAACACGAACTGGCCAAGATGTACCTGGCCGGCGAAGGAGTGGAAAAGAATATTGCCGAGTATCGTAAGATAGAAGAACTGGCGGTGGCGCAACAGTACGCTCCTGCGATGCGGACACTCGGCTTCATCCTGGCCACAGGGGTGGAAGGAGTTCAACCCGATCCCCAAAGAGGCATGGCCCTGCTCAAGGCCGCAGCCGACGCAGGCGACGACGCCGCCCACTACATGCTGGGACAGATCTATTCCCGCGGGATCTCGGGGGTGCAACGGAATTATCGAATGGCCGCCTACCACTTCGGCCAGGTCGATGGAGACGGCTATCCCGTGACACCTGATATGAAGAATGCCGCTTCCCTGGAAAGAATGGGCCTGCAACCCTGGCCTGTGTCGGCGCAGGCCGGTACCGGTTCCTACGGCACGCAGACCGCCACCCGCACGGCGGGCGCCAAATACGACCTGGCTTCCAAGGAGACCAGGAAATACGTTCAGTATGCCTTGAAGAACCTGGGCTATTATTCCCAAAATGTTGACGGAGAGATCGGCAATGGAAGTATCCAGGCGATCCGGGCCTATCAACGAGATGCCGGATTGAACCCGACGGGCCTTATTGACGAGCAGCTCATCGACTCCCTGCTCGCCGCTCCGGCCGCCAACAATCAATAG
- a CDS encoding class I SAM-dependent methyltransferase gives MDKEYNGSFYDAQVNTSLQSAQQMVPYIFEIIKPESIIDVGCGLGTWLSVFRQLGAKEIKGIDGSWVDQSRLLIPSECFSSLDLKEISQLEIDKKFDIAMSLEVAEHLNESEAESLVKSLTNMSDVVLFSGAIPYQGGTHHINEQWHSYWIDLFRKNGFEVLDCLRGKFWNNPKVSYFYAQNAFIFYNENKVDRPGFEIPLMPFNCVHPQRYSQLAEFVWVDTSSLMLELVNRFKKATIGRIINRLKRKDFM, from the coding sequence ATGGATAAAGAGTATAATGGGTCATTTTATGACGCCCAAGTGAATACTTCACTACAGTCTGCCCAACAGATGGTGCCATACATATTTGAAATCATAAAACCTGAGTCAATTATTGATGTTGGCTGCGGACTTGGCACATGGCTAAGTGTGTTTAGGCAATTGGGGGCAAAAGAGATCAAAGGAATAGATGGCTCTTGGGTTGACCAGTCGAGGCTGCTTATTCCTAGCGAGTGCTTTTCTTCTTTAGATTTGAAGGAGATTAGTCAACTTGAGATAGATAAAAAGTTTGATATAGCGATGTCTTTGGAAGTTGCTGAGCACTTAAATGAATCAGAAGCTGAATCTCTTGTTAAGTCTTTGACGAATATGTCAGATGTCGTCTTATTTTCTGGCGCTATCCCATATCAAGGTGGTACACACCACATAAATGAGCAATGGCATTCGTATTGGATTGACTTGTTTCGTAAAAATGGTTTTGAAGTTTTAGATTGTTTGAGAGGTAAGTTTTGGAACAACCCCAAAGTGTCTTACTTTTATGCTCAAAATGCCTTTATTTTTTACAATGAGAATAAAGTTGATCGTCCTGGTTTTGAAATTCCATTAATGCCATTTAATTGTGTTCACCCTCAAAGGTATAGTCAGTTGGCAGAATTTGTATGGGTCGACACTTCCTCTTTAATGTTAGAATTAGTCAATCGTTTTAAGAAAGCAACTATTGGGAGAATCATTAATCGGCTTAAAAGGAAAGACTTCATGTGA
- a CDS encoding MGMT family protein: MASPFTQKIIETIRAIPEGRVSTYGRVAALAGNRRGARQVARVLHSSSRTENLPWHRVVNREGRISLSELQGYGEQKRLLLGEGIRFDATDRIDLDRFGWQPLEPMVTGR; this comes from the coding sequence ATGGCTTCTCCCTTCACCCAGAAGATTATCGAGACCATCCGAGCTATCCCCGAAGGCCGCGTATCCACCTACGGCCGCGTGGCCGCGCTGGCGGGCAACCGCAGGGGGGCGCGTCAGGTGGCCCGTGTGCTGCATTCCAGCTCGCGCACGGAGAACCTGCCCTGGCACCGGGTCGTCAACCGCGAGGGCAGGATATCCCTGAGCGAACTACAGGGGTACGGTGAACAGAAACGGCTCCTCCTGGGCGAAGGTATTCGCTTCGACGCGACGGACCGCATAGATCTGGACCGCTTCGGCTGGCAGCCTCTTGAGCCAATGGTCACGGGTAGATAG
- a CDS encoding CHASE2 domain-containing protein: protein MLELLKRLFKKDQLILLGAGVSVTVLMIGLYISQPKFLHLLNLKIYDNYLRQYHQPAATSVPIIIDLDEKSLSELGQWPWPRYRVALLLKYLTAYGAVAVASDIIFSEPDRTSPAIMQEDVKRELHIDMGFTGLSKDLMDYDRLLAYNLRGGPYILGYDFSLAFVPSDHECRVRPAKVAVLSSPGAPSPHDYLPRGKGMICPIPVLAEAAPESGFITITPDLDSVYRRVPLLYSFEGRYYPSLALATLMQATEQKNIVLKMSPVGIESIRFNDMVIPTDGKGQMLINYRGGIRTFEYISASDVLSRKLAPGSLRGRIAFIGTSASGLKDIRATPLDPGFPGVEAHATVVDNILSGQILSVPDWAPGLEFLGMLAGGLATTLLLMWARASWIILPVLCMGGSMWYGSVLFYQQQGYFISPMYSYLTLGLTFITLTLIKFWREEIAKRYIHGAFAHYLAPSVISQIMDNPEALTLEGQEKEITIQFSDVRNFTSLSEKLSPTQVTNLLHDYLTPMTRIITEHEGTLDKFIGDAVMAFWNAPLDTENHQEKSLRAALAQQRKLEELNEVFLEKYGFAIAVGIGIHSGSVRVGNMGSADLFDYTLIGDNVNLASRLEGLTKYYGQKLVVSQAIKDACGDGYYFRILDNVRVKGKEEPVTIYTVYTREEAEARKAELELYERAHKAYVDRDFAEAEALFRELRETGAEAALCDLYIERCEQMKDDPPDCHWDCVFTHKTK, encoded by the coding sequence ATGCTCGAACTGCTCAAACGATTGTTCAAGAAGGACCAGCTGATACTGCTGGGGGCGGGCGTGTCGGTGACGGTGCTCATGATCGGACTGTACATCAGCCAACCGAAGTTCCTGCACCTGCTCAACCTGAAGATCTACGACAACTATCTCCGTCAATACCACCAGCCCGCGGCCACCAGTGTCCCGATAATCATCGACCTGGACGAGAAGAGCCTGTCCGAGCTGGGCCAGTGGCCCTGGCCGCGCTACCGGGTGGCCCTGCTCCTCAAGTACCTGACCGCCTATGGGGCCGTGGCCGTGGCCTCGGACATCATCTTCAGCGAACCCGACCGGACCTCGCCCGCGATCATGCAGGAAGACGTCAAGCGGGAGCTGCACATCGACATGGGCTTCACGGGGTTGTCGAAGGACCTCATGGATTACGACCGGCTCCTGGCCTACAACCTCAGGGGCGGTCCCTATATTCTCGGCTACGACTTCAGCCTCGCCTTCGTGCCCAGCGACCATGAATGCCGGGTGCGCCCCGCCAAGGTGGCCGTGCTCTCCTCGCCGGGCGCCCCGTCACCCCACGACTACCTGCCCCGGGGCAAGGGGATGATCTGCCCCATCCCGGTCCTGGCCGAGGCGGCCCCGGAGAGCGGCTTCATCACCATCACCCCGGATCTGGACTCCGTGTACCGCCGGGTGCCCCTGCTCTACAGTTTCGAGGGGCGATACTATCCCAGCCTGGCCCTGGCCACCCTCATGCAGGCCACGGAGCAGAAAAACATCGTCCTCAAGATGTCGCCCGTGGGCATCGAGTCCATCCGCTTCAACGATATGGTCATCCCCACCGACGGCAAGGGGCAGATGCTCATCAACTACCGGGGCGGGATACGGACATTCGAATACATTTCCGCTTCGGATGTGCTCAGCCGGAAACTGGCTCCCGGCAGCCTGCGCGGCAGGATCGCCTTCATAGGCACCTCGGCATCGGGCCTGAAGGACATCCGGGCCACGCCGCTCGATCCGGGTTTCCCCGGCGTGGAGGCGCACGCCACCGTGGTCGACAACATCCTCTCCGGGCAAATTCTCTCGGTCCCGGACTGGGCGCCGGGTCTGGAGTTCCTCGGCATGCTGGCTGGGGGGCTGGCGACCACCCTCCTGCTCATGTGGGCCCGGGCCTCCTGGATCATCCTGCCCGTGCTCTGCATGGGCGGCTCCATGTGGTATGGCTCCGTGCTCTTCTACCAGCAGCAGGGATACTTCATCTCGCCCATGTATTCCTACCTCACCCTGGGATTGACCTTCATCACCCTGACCCTGATCAAATTCTGGCGCGAGGAGATCGCCAAGCGGTATATCCACGGGGCCTTCGCCCACTACCTCGCCCCGTCGGTCATCTCCCAGATCATGGACAACCCGGAGGCCCTGACCCTGGAGGGGCAGGAAAAAGAGATCACCATCCAGTTCTCTGACGTGCGCAACTTCACCTCCCTGTCCGAAAAGCTCTCCCCCACCCAGGTCACCAACCTTCTGCACGACTACCTGACCCCCATGACCCGAATCATCACCGAGCACGAGGGGACGCTGGACAAGTTCATCGGTGATGCGGTCATGGCCTTCTGGAACGCCCCCCTGGACACCGAAAACCACCAGGAGAAGTCCTTGCGGGCGGCCCTGGCCCAACAACGAAAGCTCGAAGAACTCAACGAAGTCTTTCTCGAAAAGTACGGTTTCGCCATCGCCGTAGGCATCGGCATCCACTCCGGTTCGGTGCGCGTGGGCAACATGGGCTCGGCCGATCTCTTCGACTACACCCTCATCGGCGACAACGTGAACCTCGCCTCCCGGCTGGAGGGGCTGACCAAATACTACGGCCAGAAACTCGTGGTCAGCCAGGCCATCAAGGACGCATGCGGGGACGGCTATTACTTCCGCATCCTGGACAACGTCCGGGTCAAGGGCAAGGAAGAGCCGGTGACCATCTACACCGTGTACACCCGTGAAGAGGCCGAAGCCCGCAAGGCGGAACTCGAATTGTACGAACGGGCCCACAAGGCCTACGTGGACCGTGACTTCGCCGAGGCCGAAGCCCTGTTCCGGGAACTCCGCGAAACAGGGGCCGAAGCTGCCCTCTGCGACCTGTACATCGAACGCTGCGAGCAGATGAAGGACGATCCGCCCGACTGTCACTGGGACTGCGTGTTCACACACAAGACGAAATGA
- a CDS encoding ferredoxin produces MAIVIDQDECIGCESCVEICPEVFEMDADGEKATVIAPDSTLDCVDEAIETCPNEAISK; encoded by the coding sequence ATGGCCATTGTTATTGATCAGGATGAATGCATCGGTTGTGAGTCTTGTGTTGAGATCTGTCCGGAAGTGTTCGAGATGGATGCCGACGGAGAAAAGGCCACGGTCATCGCCCCGGACTCCACCCTTGATTGCGTGGACGAAGCCATCGAGACCTGCCCCAATGAGGCTATCTCCAAATAG
- a CDS encoding DMT family transporter yields the protein MGFLFALLAVTIWSGNFLIASGFVDDIPPVTLAALRWLTATVIFLPFARRDMRRDMQALLDHRNELILAAVTGVTLFNTLVYVSARTTDAVNMALFASTTPVFVVILARIFLREHISLLRWAGLTIAIAGMLTIATRGSLNVLVHLTFRAGDVVMLAAGFLWAVYSILVKRKPATISRNAYLGATFLLGTIPLIPAALIEQWYAPAWSFTPAVLGAVLYIGVLASLAAFFLWNSAIMHIGPGNAALFQYFMPVFSGVGAWLLLGQPVTVVHGVGFVLIFSGVVMATRPR from the coding sequence GTGGGATTTCTCTTCGCCCTGCTCGCCGTGACCATCTGGTCCGGGAACTTCCTCATAGCCAGCGGATTCGTGGACGACATCCCGCCCGTGACCCTGGCCGCCCTGCGTTGGCTCACGGCCACGGTGATTTTTCTCCCCTTCGCCAGACGGGACATGCGCCGCGACATGCAGGCCCTGCTCGACCACCGGAATGAACTGATCCTCGCGGCCGTGACCGGCGTGACCCTGTTCAACACCCTGGTCTACGTCAGCGCACGGACCACGGACGCGGTGAACATGGCCCTGTTCGCTTCCACCACCCCGGTCTTCGTGGTCATCCTGGCCCGCATCTTCCTCAGGGAGCACATCTCCCTGCTGCGCTGGGCCGGACTGACCATCGCCATCGCCGGGATGCTGACCATCGCCACGCGGGGCAGTCTGAACGTACTCGTCCACCTGACCTTCCGCGCGGGCGACGTCGTCATGCTCGCGGCCGGGTTCCTGTGGGCCGTTTATTCCATCCTGGTCAAACGAAAGCCCGCGACCATCAGCCGGAACGCCTACCTCGGGGCGACCTTTCTCCTCGGGACCATCCCTCTGATCCCCGCGGCGCTCATCGAGCAGTGGTATGCCCCGGCCTGGTCGTTCACCCCGGCCGTACTCGGTGCGGTCCTGTACATCGGCGTACTGGCCTCGCTGGCCGCTTTCTTCCTCTGGAATTCCGCAATAATGCACATTGGTCCCGGCAATGCGGCCCTGTTCCAGTACTTCATGCCGGTCTTCAGCGGGGTCGGGGCCTGGCTCCTGCTCGGCCAGCCCGTGACCGTGGTCCACGGCGTGGGATTCGTGCTCATCTTCTCCGGTGTGGTCATGGCCACCCGCCCTCGCTGA